One segment of Microbacterium arborescens DNA contains the following:
- the rph gene encoding ribonuclease PH, giving the protein MTDSLRADGRTADQLRTVTIERGWSAHAEGSALVSFGGTKVLCTASFTNGVPRWLTGKGKGWVTAEYAMLPRATNSRNDRESIKGKVGGRTHEISRLIGRALRAVVDTKALGENTIVIDCDVLQADGGTRTAAITGAYVALADAIEWGRSQKFIAQRSVPLVDSVSAVSVGIIDGTPMLDLAYVEDVRAETDMNVVVTGRGLFVEVQGTAEGAPFDKRELDALLELGVNGCAQLRDIQAATLA; this is encoded by the coding sequence ATGACCGATTCCCTGCGCGCCGACGGCCGCACCGCCGACCAGCTCCGCACCGTGACCATCGAGCGGGGCTGGAGCGCCCACGCCGAGGGATCGGCTCTCGTGAGCTTCGGCGGCACGAAGGTGCTGTGCACCGCCTCGTTCACCAACGGGGTGCCGCGCTGGCTCACCGGCAAGGGCAAGGGGTGGGTCACGGCGGAGTACGCCATGCTCCCGCGGGCGACGAACAGCCGGAACGACCGCGAGTCCATCAAGGGCAAGGTCGGTGGTCGGACGCACGAGATCTCGCGCCTGATCGGTCGCGCTCTGCGCGCTGTCGTCGACACCAAGGCGCTCGGTGAGAACACGATCGTCATCGACTGCGACGTTCTGCAGGCCGACGGCGGCACCCGCACCGCGGCGATCACCGGAGCGTACGTAGCGCTGGCCGACGCGATCGAGTGGGGCCGGTCGCAGAAGTTCATCGCGCAGCGCTCCGTGCCGCTGGTCGATTCGGTGTCGGCGGTGTCGGTGGGGATCATCGACGGAACGCCGATGCTCGATCTCGCGTACGTCGAGGATGTCCGAGCCGAGACCGACATGAACGTCGTGGTCACGGGTCGGGGGCTCTTCGTCGAGGTGCAGGGCACCGCTGAGGGGGCGCCCTTCGACAAGCGCGAGCTCGACGCGCTGCTCGAGCTCGGCGTGAACGGCTGCGCGCAGCTGCGCGACATCCAGGCGGCGACGCTGGCATGA
- the rdgB gene encoding RdgB/HAM1 family non-canonical purine NTP pyrophosphatase — translation MTGRIVLATHNPHKVEEFHAIVAAVRPDLEVIGYDGPEPVEDGVTFTENALIKARAAAAHTGLPALADDSGICVDVLGGAPGAFSAYWAGHKKDAAANTALLLDQLADIADPRRTAQFVSVIALVDSDTEHVVEGVWPGRLATEAAGDGGFGYDPVFVPDGQPEPARTVAQWSAAEKNAASHRARAFVALTELLRSL, via the coding sequence ATGACCGGCCGTATCGTCCTGGCGACTCACAACCCGCACAAGGTCGAGGAGTTCCACGCGATCGTCGCCGCCGTCCGCCCCGACCTGGAGGTCATCGGGTACGACGGGCCGGAGCCCGTCGAGGACGGCGTCACCTTCACGGAGAACGCGCTGATCAAGGCCCGTGCCGCGGCGGCGCACACCGGCTTGCCGGCCCTTGCCGACGACTCGGGGATCTGCGTCGATGTGCTCGGGGGAGCACCCGGTGCCTTCTCGGCCTACTGGGCCGGCCACAAGAAGGATGCCGCGGCCAACACGGCTCTGCTGCTCGATCAGCTCGCCGACATCGCCGACCCGCGACGCACGGCTCAGTTCGTCTCGGTCATCGCCCTCGTCGACAGCGACACCGAGCACGTCGTCGAGGGCGTCTGGCCGGGCCGGCTCGCGACCGAGGCCGCCGGCGACGGCGGCTTCGGGTACGACCCGGTCTTCGTGCCGGATGGCCAGCCGGAACCCGCGCGCACGGTCGCGCAGTGGTCCGCGGCGGAGAAGAACGCGGCATCCCACCGCGCCCGAGCCTTCGTCGCGCTCACGGAGCTGTTGCGCTCGCTCTGA
- a CDS encoding ATP-dependent DNA ligase yields MAGEQTVQVDGRRLRLSNLDKVLYPRTGTTKGEVIDYFSRIAPLMLPHLDRRPVTRKRWPEGVDQPDFFAKDLERGAPSWLPRMPIDHSTGAKDYPLVEEVAALVYLAQVASLELHVPQWRFTDAGERGAPDRLVLDLDPGPGVGLAECAEVARWVRSILSDMGMELFPVTSGSKGIHLYAPLAAAQTSEQASAFAKELARALEADHPDLVISQMNRSARAGKVFLDWSQNNGSKTTIAPYSLRGRDEPTVAAPRTWDELEDPSLRHLRFDEVLERAVDLGDPLAPLAPRRTAPLAPYLAKRSAERTPEPMPDAVSVAAGGVSGAGAADRPRFVIQEHHARRLHYDLRLERDGVLVSWAVPRGIPETTERNHLAVMTEPHPMEYLSFHGEIPPGEYGAGTMTIWDTGVYDLEKWRDDEIIITLHGTPGGAASDARLVLIRTGGSGEKSQWLLHRMKTEAASAKPGATPSAASGRSGPEAGPEAEPEAEAEADDTASGPASLPAPMLAVSSSPGTARATAERWGPWVEFKWDGVRAIAHWDGERMRLRARSGTDITSRYPELTGDDADLGLGDTPLVLDGEIVALDESGRPSFPLLQNRMHLTKARDIARERDRTPADFFVFDLLQHGDRDVTALPLRERRRLLESAVRDAKPPLTVPPVTDDLDAALATARELDLEGAVVKDPSSRYRVGVRSDEWLKVKLTRTQDVVVGAIRPGKGSRRGGIGSLLLGIPDDDGSLQYAGRVGSGFSDAELARLTAALDPLRTDENPFVGIPAADASDALWVRPELVGEVEFAEFTPGGILRHARWRGLRPDREPGDVRRDEG; encoded by the coding sequence ATGGCAGGAGAGCAGACGGTGCAGGTCGACGGCCGCCGGCTGCGCCTGTCGAACCTCGACAAGGTGCTCTACCCGCGGACCGGGACGACGAAGGGCGAGGTGATCGACTACTTCTCGCGCATCGCGCCCTTGATGCTGCCGCACCTCGACCGGCGTCCGGTGACGCGCAAGCGCTGGCCCGAGGGCGTCGACCAGCCCGACTTCTTCGCGAAAGACCTCGAACGCGGCGCCCCCTCGTGGCTCCCCCGCATGCCCATCGACCACTCCACCGGCGCGAAGGACTATCCGCTCGTCGAGGAGGTGGCGGCGCTGGTCTACCTCGCACAGGTCGCGAGCCTCGAACTGCACGTCCCCCAGTGGCGCTTCACCGACGCGGGCGAGCGCGGTGCACCCGACCGACTCGTCCTCGATCTCGATCCGGGGCCGGGAGTCGGCCTGGCCGAATGCGCCGAGGTCGCGCGGTGGGTGCGCAGCATCCTGTCGGACATGGGAATGGAGCTGTTTCCCGTGACGAGCGGCAGTAAGGGCATCCATCTGTATGCCCCGCTCGCCGCCGCGCAGACGAGCGAACAGGCCTCGGCTTTCGCGAAAGAGCTCGCCCGGGCCCTGGAGGCCGACCACCCCGACCTCGTCATCAGTCAGATGAACCGCAGCGCCCGCGCCGGCAAGGTCTTCCTCGACTGGAGCCAGAACAACGGCTCGAAGACCACCATCGCGCCCTACTCGCTCCGCGGGCGAGACGAACCCACGGTCGCTGCACCACGCACATGGGACGAGCTCGAAGACCCGTCCCTTCGTCACCTGCGCTTCGACGAGGTTCTCGAGCGCGCCGTCGACCTCGGCGACCCACTGGCGCCGCTCGCGCCCCGTCGCACCGCGCCGCTAGCGCCCTACCTCGCGAAAAGGTCGGCGGAGCGAACACCCGAGCCCATGCCCGACGCCGTGTCGGTCGCGGCAGGCGGTGTCTCCGGCGCCGGTGCCGCAGACAGGCCGAGGTTCGTCATCCAGGAGCATCACGCGCGACGCCTGCACTACGACCTGCGCCTGGAACGGGACGGCGTGCTGGTCAGCTGGGCGGTGCCCCGCGGCATCCCCGAGACGACCGAGCGCAATCATCTCGCCGTGATGACCGAACCCCACCCCATGGAATACCTGAGCTTCCACGGCGAGATTCCCCCCGGCGAGTACGGCGCGGGAACGATGACGATCTGGGACACCGGCGTCTACGACCTCGAGAAGTGGCGTGACGACGAGATCATCATCACACTCCACGGCACGCCCGGCGGAGCCGCTTCCGACGCTCGCCTCGTTCTTATCCGCACCGGCGGATCGGGTGAGAAGTCGCAGTGGCTGCTGCACCGGATGAAGACGGAGGCTGCCAGCGCGAAGCCGGGCGCCACGCCGTCTGCGGCATCCGGCAGGTCCGGCCCCGAGGCCGGGCCCGAAGCCGAACCCGAAGCCGAAGCCGAAGCCGATGACACGGCATCGGGCCCGGCCAGCCTGCCGGCTCCCATGCTGGCCGTCTCGTCATCTCCGGGAACCGCGCGAGCGACGGCGGAGCGGTGGGGGCCGTGGGTCGAGTTCAAATGGGACGGTGTTCGGGCGATCGCGCACTGGGACGGCGAGCGGATGCGGCTGCGCGCGCGCAGCGGCACCGACATCACGTCCCGCTATCCCGAACTCACGGGCGACGACGCGGATCTCGGACTCGGTGACACACCTCTCGTGCTCGACGGTGAGATCGTCGCGCTTGACGAGTCCGGACGTCCGAGCTTTCCTCTCCTGCAGAACCGCATGCACCTGACCAAGGCGCGCGACATCGCCCGAGAGCGCGACCGCACACCCGCGGACTTCTTCGTCTTCGACCTGCTGCAGCACGGCGACCGCGATGTGACCGCACTGCCGCTGCGCGAGCGTCGTCGGCTCCTTGAGTCCGCGGTCAGGGACGCGAAGCCGCCGCTCACGGTGCCACCCGTGACCGACGACCTCGACGCTGCGCTGGCCACCGCCCGCGAACTCGACCTCGAGGGCGCCGTCGTGAAAGACCCGTCGTCCCGGTATCGGGTCGGTGTCCGCTCCGACGAGTGGCTCAAGGTCAAGCTCACTCGGACGCAGGACGTCGTCGTCGGCGCCATCCGACCAGGCAAGGGCTCGCGCCGAGGCGGCATCGGCTCTCTGCTGCTGGGCATTCCCGACGACGACGGCTCGCTGCAGTACGCCGGTCGCGTCGGCTCGGGGTTCTCCGACGCCGAACTCGCCCGGCTCACCGCAGCCCTCGACCCGCTCCGCACCGACGAGAACCCGTTCGTCGGAATCCCCGCGGCCGACGCCTCCGACGCCCTGTGGGTGCGGCCCGAGCTCGTCGGAGAGGTCGAGTTCGCCGAGTTCACGCCCGGCGGCATCCTGCGCCACGCCCGGTGGCGGGGCCTCCGCCCCGATCGCGAGCCGGGCGACGTCCGCCGCGACGAGGGCTAG
- a CDS encoding Ku protein, whose product MRSIWKGALTFGLVNVPVKVYSATEDHDVPLHQVHNADGGRIRYQRICEIDGEVVPYADIDRAYDDGEQTVVLTKDDLASLPSERSREIDVVEFVPSEQIDLLTLDKAYYLEPDSSSPKSYVLLRKTLEQTDRTAIVRFSLRQKTRLAALRVRGEVLVLQTLLWADEVREAAFPALDESVRISAKELEMSASLVESFSSDFDPEAFTDEYQEELRTLIDAKLEKGDALDTSETFGEKAEKEGGEVIDLMEALRASVERSRAARGGGSKTSDGGDAGRSGTKTDAKKSTAKSAAKKDTDEKAPAKKAPAKKPAEKKAPAKKSAKAS is encoded by the coding sequence ATGAGATCGATCTGGAAAGGCGCCCTCACCTTCGGGCTCGTCAATGTGCCGGTGAAGGTCTACTCGGCCACCGAGGATCACGATGTTCCGCTGCATCAGGTTCACAACGCCGACGGCGGACGCATCCGATACCAGCGCATCTGCGAGATCGACGGCGAGGTCGTTCCCTACGCCGACATCGATCGTGCCTACGACGACGGCGAGCAGACGGTCGTGCTCACGAAGGACGACCTGGCCTCGTTGCCCTCCGAGCGCAGCCGCGAGATCGATGTCGTGGAGTTCGTGCCGAGTGAGCAGATCGATCTGCTCACCCTCGACAAGGCGTACTACCTCGAGCCGGATTCGTCGTCGCCGAAGTCGTACGTGCTCCTGCGGAAGACCCTCGAACAGACCGATCGGACCGCGATCGTACGGTTCTCGTTGCGGCAGAAGACGCGGCTCGCCGCGCTTCGCGTGCGAGGTGAGGTCCTTGTGCTGCAGACCCTCCTGTGGGCCGACGAAGTCCGGGAGGCGGCGTTCCCCGCGCTCGATGAGTCGGTGCGCATCTCGGCGAAGGAGCTCGAGATGTCGGCGTCCCTCGTGGAGAGCTTTTCGAGCGACTTCGATCCCGAGGCATTCACGGACGAGTATCAGGAGGAGCTGCGGACCCTCATCGACGCGAAGCTCGAGAAGGGCGACGCCCTCGACACGTCAGAGACCTTCGGTGAGAAGGCCGAGAAGGAGGGCGGCGAGGTCATCGATCTGATGGAGGCGCTGCGGGCGAGTGTCGAGCGCAGCCGTGCGGCGCGTGGCGGGGGCTCGAAGACGTCGGACGGCGGCGACGCGGGGCGCTCCGGCACGAAGACGGACGCGAAGAAGAGCACCGCGAAGAGCGCCGCGAAGAAGGACACGGACGAGAAGGCTCCCGCGAAGAAGGCTCCCGCGAAGAAGCCGGCCGAGAAGAAGGCTCCGGCGAAGAAGAGCGCGAAAGCCTCCTGA
- a CDS encoding DedA family protein has translation MHQIALIPWLDPATIISAAGPWALLVVCFIIFAETGLLVGFLLPGDTLLIMAGLLSNPVTHAPHGVFGINVWIVGLLIGLSAFLGGEVGYVIGRKGGPAVFERKESGLFSRRNVERTNAFFERYGGVTVILARFVPIVRTFAPVAAGVGKMPWHRYSLYNLIGAVIWGFGLTVIGYLVSLIPGVGEFVAKYIDVILLTAVVGTVVFIVWHYFAEKRKAKKEMAAGPDEYTDADEARELVLDPEVFREHGHGGPHAHRPDASTTDTDRRTDPRS, from the coding sequence GTGCATCAGATCGCCCTCATCCCTTGGCTCGACCCCGCCACCATCATCAGCGCGGCTGGTCCCTGGGCTCTGCTCGTGGTGTGCTTCATCATCTTCGCCGAGACGGGACTGCTCGTCGGCTTCCTGCTCCCCGGCGACACGCTGCTGATCATGGCCGGCCTGCTGTCGAACCCGGTCACGCACGCACCCCACGGAGTCTTCGGGATCAACGTCTGGATCGTCGGTCTCCTGATCGGGCTGTCGGCCTTCCTCGGCGGTGAGGTCGGTTACGTCATCGGCCGCAAGGGCGGTCCCGCCGTCTTCGAGCGCAAGGAATCGGGCCTGTTCAGTCGCCGCAACGTCGAGCGCACGAACGCGTTCTTCGAGCGATACGGCGGCGTCACCGTCATCCTCGCCCGATTCGTGCCCATCGTCCGCACGTTCGCGCCCGTCGCCGCCGGTGTCGGCAAGATGCCGTGGCATCGGTACTCGCTCTACAACCTCATCGGGGCCGTCATCTGGGGCTTCGGCCTGACCGTGATCGGCTACCTCGTGAGCCTCATTCCCGGCGTCGGCGAATTCGTCGCGAAGTACATCGACGTCATCCTGCTCACGGCCGTCGTCGGCACCGTCGTCTTCATCGTGTGGCACTACTTCGCCGAGAAGCGCAAAGCAAAGAAGGAGATGGCCGCGGGGCCCGACGAATACACCGACGCCGACGAGGCGCGCGAGCTCGTGCTCGACCCCGAGGTCTTCCGCGAGCACGGCCACGGCGGCCCGCATGCGCACCGCCCCGACGCATCCACGACCGACACCGACCGGCGCACCGACCCGCGGAGCTGA
- a CDS encoding formate/nitrite transporter family protein, whose protein sequence is MLTIPEALTAQADNGRHKVDGLRSPARFTISGMLAGAYIGVGVVLMVTAAGPLLAAGSGWGKLVSGLVFGVALTIVVVAGGELVTSSMMTVPQAALMRAVPPGRAAAAIVWTFGANLVGSVVFGALIVASGVLHSNAAAGAMVSDMLAAKAHESPLELFVRGILCNVLVCVAIWMTVRLRSESARILVVFAAILAFITSGFEHVVANMTTFTIGLLSSDPSASVGGFALNLLLVGAGNLVGGGLVVGAGYWFIGGSPRLADASANVPNSGLRSSIAR, encoded by the coding sequence GTGCTCACGATCCCCGAGGCCCTCACCGCGCAGGCTGACAACGGGCGGCACAAGGTCGACGGGCTGCGCTCCCCCGCTCGCTTCACGATCTCGGGGATGCTCGCGGGCGCGTACATCGGCGTCGGCGTCGTACTGATGGTCACCGCGGCCGGACCGCTTCTCGCGGCCGGCTCGGGCTGGGGCAAGCTCGTGTCGGGCCTCGTGTTCGGCGTCGCGCTGACGATTGTCGTGGTTGCGGGCGGCGAGCTCGTCACCTCGTCGATGATGACGGTTCCCCAAGCCGCGCTCATGCGAGCCGTGCCCCCTGGTCGGGCCGCCGCGGCGATCGTATGGACGTTCGGCGCCAACCTCGTCGGGTCAGTCGTGTTCGGGGCGCTGATCGTCGCATCCGGCGTTCTTCACAGCAACGCAGCGGCGGGCGCCATGGTCTCCGACATGCTCGCGGCGAAGGCCCACGAATCGCCCCTCGAACTGTTCGTCCGCGGCATCCTGTGCAATGTCCTCGTCTGCGTCGCGATCTGGATGACGGTACGGCTCCGCAGCGAGAGCGCCCGCATCCTGGTCGTGTTCGCAGCGATCCTCGCGTTCATCACCTCGGGCTTCGAGCACGTCGTAGCGAACATGACGACGTTCACGATCGGTCTGCTGTCAAGTGACCCGTCGGCCTCGGTCGGCGGCTTCGCGCTCAATCTCCTGCTCGTCGGCGCCGGGAACCTCGTCGGCGGTGGTCTCGTCGTCGGGGCGGGGTACTGGTTCATCGGCGGCTCACCGCGACTCGCTGACGCGTCAGCGAACGTCCCGAACTCCGGACTCAGGAGCTCCATCGCGCGATAG
- a CDS encoding methionine synthase, with protein MSHTLLPTSTVGSLPKPSWLAKPEVLWSPWELTGNTLTEGRRDALRVAAHEQERRGLDIISDGEQTRQHFVTTFIEHLDGVDFERRETVRIRDRYDASVPTVIGAVSRRQPVFIDDAVFLRQQTDRPIKWALPGPMTMIDTLADHHYRSREKLAWEFATILNQEARELEAAGVDIIQFDEPAFNVFFDEMKDWGIAALERAAEGLRAETVVHICYGYGITANNEWKATLGPEWRQYEESFPLLQRSSIDVISLESHHSHVPVELIELIRGKKVMLGAIDVASHEIETPDEVADTLRRALEFVDADKLIPSTNCGMAPLPRAVAYDKISALVAGAAVVRAEVSEPSALAVR; from the coding sequence GTGTCGCACACTCTCCTGCCCACCTCCACCGTCGGCAGCCTTCCGAAGCCGTCATGGCTGGCCAAGCCCGAAGTGCTGTGGTCGCCGTGGGAACTGACCGGCAACACGCTGACGGAAGGCAGGCGCGACGCCCTGCGCGTCGCAGCGCACGAGCAGGAACGCCGCGGGCTCGACATCATCAGCGACGGCGAACAGACGCGTCAGCACTTCGTCACCACGTTCATCGAGCACCTCGACGGTGTCGACTTCGAGCGACGCGAGACGGTGCGCATCCGCGACCGCTACGACGCGAGCGTCCCCACGGTCATCGGCGCCGTCAGCCGCCGCCAGCCGGTCTTCATCGACGACGCGGTCTTCCTCCGCCAGCAGACCGATCGGCCCATCAAGTGGGCGCTCCCGGGCCCCATGACCATGATCGACACGCTGGCCGATCATCACTACCGCAGCCGCGAGAAGCTCGCGTGGGAGTTCGCCACGATCCTCAATCAGGAGGCCCGCGAGCTCGAGGCCGCCGGCGTCGACATCATCCAGTTCGATGAGCCGGCGTTCAACGTGTTCTTCGACGAGATGAAGGACTGGGGCATCGCCGCGCTCGAGCGAGCAGCCGAGGGCCTTCGCGCCGAGACGGTGGTGCACATCTGCTACGGCTACGGCATCACGGCGAACAACGAGTGGAAGGCGACACTGGGGCCCGAGTGGCGGCAGTACGAGGAGTCGTTCCCGCTCCTTCAGCGATCGAGCATCGACGTCATCTCGCTCGAGAGCCACCACTCGCACGTGCCCGTCGAGCTGATCGAGCTCATCCGCGGCAAGAAGGTGATGCTCGGGGCCATCGACGTCGCGAGCCATGAGATCGAGACCCCGGATGAGGTGGCCGACACGCTCCGCCGCGCGCTCGAGTTCGTCGACGCCGACAAGCTGATCCCCAGCACCAACTGCGGCATGGCGCCGCTTCCCCGTGCCGTCGCGTACGACAAGATCAGCGCACTGGTGGCGGGGGCAGCCGTTGTTCGGGCCGAGGTCTCCGAGCCGAGCGCGCTCGCCGTGCGCTGA
- a CDS encoding putative oxygenase MesX, translating to MANEFTFRISTTRFDEDYSPSDSSRITTNFANLARGERRRENLRGALAMIDARLNDLARTDNPAGDRYTAELDIVSANLRFADDGEDAAAATGEDREFPLLEVLDIHIVDRRTGERHHGIVGNNFSSYLRDYDFSILLPSAQQTPGTFVLPDDFGDLHGKLFQHFLESDAYRERFPQAPVVCISVSTSRTYRRNGNRHPVLGVEYEQDSFSLTDEYFAKMGLRVRYFMPRGSVAPLAFYHRGELLADYTDLQLAGTIGTMETFQKIYRPEIYNATEPAGEVYRPSLERDDFVRTDITYDRVERSELATTQGRYAEEHFVTPHRQVLSRWAARYTAPAAPLAPTR from the coding sequence ATGGCGAACGAGTTCACGTTCCGCATCTCCACGACGCGCTTCGACGAGGACTACTCCCCCTCCGACTCATCGCGCATCACGACGAACTTCGCCAACCTCGCCCGGGGCGAGCGCCGCCGCGAGAACCTCCGCGGGGCGCTCGCGATGATCGACGCCCGCCTCAACGACCTCGCCCGCACCGACAACCCCGCGGGCGATCGGTACACCGCCGAGCTCGACATCGTGTCAGCGAACCTGCGGTTCGCAGATGACGGCGAGGATGCTGCCGCCGCCACCGGCGAGGACCGCGAGTTCCCGTTGCTCGAGGTGCTCGACATCCACATCGTCGACCGGCGGACCGGCGAGCGCCACCACGGCATCGTCGGCAACAACTTCTCGTCGTACCTGCGCGACTACGACTTCAGCATCCTGTTGCCGTCGGCCCAGCAGACGCCCGGCACGTTCGTCCTGCCGGACGACTTCGGCGACCTCCACGGGAAGCTCTTCCAGCACTTCCTCGAGTCCGACGCCTACCGCGAGCGTTTTCCCCAGGCACCCGTCGTGTGCATCAGCGTGTCGACGAGCCGTACGTACCGGCGCAACGGCAACCGGCATCCGGTCCTCGGCGTCGAGTACGAGCAGGACTCGTTCTCGCTGACCGACGAGTACTTCGCCAAGATGGGGCTCCGGGTGCGCTACTTCATGCCGCGCGGCAGTGTCGCCCCGCTGGCGTTCTATCACCGCGGCGAGCTGCTGGCCGACTACACCGATCTGCAGCTGGCCGGCACGATCGGCACCATGGAGACGTTCCAGAAGATCTACCGGCCCGAGATCTACAACGCGACCGAGCCCGCGGGCGAGGTCTACCGGCCCAGCCTCGAGCGGGACGACTTCGTGCGGACCGACATCACCTACGACCGGGTCGAGCGCAGCGAACTGGCCACGACGCAGGGCAGGTACGCCGAGGAGCACTTCGTCACCCCCCACCGGCAGGTGCTCAGCCGCTGGGCCGCCCGCTACACCGCACCCGCTGCCCCGCTCGCGCCGACCCGCTGA
- a CDS encoding LysR family transcriptional regulator produces MAGRRSGITLQQLQYFIEVAAEGSISAASDLLYVAQPTMSAAMKDLETRVGRDLLVRSARGVTLTTDGVEFLGYARQVVEQAELLEQRYLGRPPSRRLLGVSTQHYSFAVDAFVRMVRSTGSPEYEFSLRETRTWDIIEDVRTLRSELGILFRNDFNRNVIDKLLRDSGLAFHPLFVAEPHIFVSRRNPLATRARATLDDLVDLPRLTFDQGANNSFYFAEEILSTLSSKQEIRVSDRATIFNLMIGLEGYTISTGIISDDLDPEIVAVPLDVDERIEIGWIGRTAVPLAEQAQRYLDEVRAVVGGFGIELLG; encoded by the coding sequence ATGGCCGGGCGTCGAAGCGGGATCACCCTGCAGCAGTTGCAGTACTTCATCGAGGTGGCCGCCGAGGGCTCGATCTCCGCGGCCTCCGATCTGCTCTATGTCGCGCAGCCCACGATGTCGGCGGCGATGAAAGATCTCGAGACGCGGGTGGGCCGCGATCTGCTCGTCCGCTCGGCTCGCGGGGTGACTCTCACGACCGACGGCGTGGAGTTTCTCGGGTACGCCCGCCAGGTCGTCGAGCAGGCCGAGCTGCTCGAACAGCGCTACCTCGGACGGCCACCGTCGCGGCGGCTGCTCGGTGTCTCGACGCAGCACTACTCGTTCGCCGTCGACGCGTTCGTCCGGATGGTCCGGAGTACCGGGTCGCCCGAGTACGAGTTCTCGCTTCGCGAGACCCGGACGTGGGACATCATCGAAGACGTCCGGACGCTGCGCAGCGAGCTCGGCATCCTGTTCCGCAACGACTTCAACCGGAACGTCATCGACAAGCTGCTGCGCGACTCGGGGCTCGCGTTCCATCCGCTGTTCGTGGCCGAGCCGCACATCTTCGTCTCGCGCCGGAACCCGCTCGCCACGCGCGCCCGCGCAACGCTCGACGACCTCGTCGACCTGCCGCGCCTGACCTTCGACCAGGGCGCGAACAACTCGTTCTACTTCGCCGAAGAGATCCTCTCGACGCTGTCGAGCAAGCAGGAGATCCGGGTGTCGGATCGCGCGACGATCTTCAACCTCATGATCGGCCTCGAGGGCTACACGATCTCGACGGGCATCATCAGTGACGACCTCGACCCAGAGATCGTCGCCGTGCCCCTCGACGTCGACGAGCGCATCGAGATCGGCTGGATCGGCCGCACGGCCGTCCCGCTCGCCGAGCAGGCGCAGCGGTATCTCGATGAGGTGCGGGCTGTCGTCGGAGGTTTCGGGATCGAGCTGCTCGGATGA
- a CDS encoding CpaF family protein has product MSSTPSSAPGFEPPDLPPETRIACSLRDRLRSEGIDPAQRPEEVERVAIAEVQRHNDFALARGLEAVDDEHSAVRRVLASVAGYGPLQALLDDPSVEELWINAPDRIFVARGGRSERVALTLSEGQVRDLVERMLHASGRRVDLSQPFADASLPDGSRLHVVIPDITRHWAVNVRKFLRTFRTLDDLVDIGSVTVEAADILRTAIAHGRNIIVSGATHAGKTTMLSALIAASPPAQRVVTVEETFELAVDLPDVVALQARQPSLEGGGEVTLRRLVKEALRMRPDRLVVGEVRDAEALDLLLALNTGVPAAATVHANSAADALRKLSALPLLAGRNIDIEFVRDALAASVDLVVHCELLASGRRRVAEIVSPTGAVIDGVVATRSIYRSPA; this is encoded by the coding sequence GTGAGCAGTACCCCGTCATCCGCACCCGGCTTCGAGCCCCCTGACCTGCCCCCAGAGACGCGTATCGCGTGCAGTCTGCGCGATCGGCTCCGGTCGGAGGGGATCGATCCCGCGCAGCGACCGGAAGAGGTCGAGCGCGTCGCGATCGCAGAAGTCCAGCGGCACAACGACTTCGCCCTGGCGCGGGGGTTGGAGGCTGTCGACGATGAGCACTCAGCGGTGCGGCGCGTTCTTGCATCCGTCGCCGGGTACGGCCCGTTGCAGGCGCTTCTGGACGACCCGAGCGTGGAGGAGCTGTGGATCAACGCTCCCGACCGGATCTTCGTCGCTCGCGGCGGCCGGAGCGAGAGAGTCGCGCTGACCCTGTCCGAGGGTCAGGTGCGCGACCTGGTCGAACGGATGCTGCACGCGAGCGGTCGGCGCGTCGATCTGAGCCAGCCCTTCGCTGACGCGTCGCTCCCGGACGGTTCGCGGCTCCACGTGGTCATCCCCGACATCACGCGGCACTGGGCTGTGAACGTCCGCAAGTTCCTCCGCACGTTCCGCACGCTCGACGACCTGGTGGACATCGGGTCGGTGACGGTCGAGGCGGCGGACATCCTACGCACGGCGATCGCACACGGACGGAACATCATCGTCTCCGGTGCGACCCACGCGGGGAAGACGACCATGCTCAGCGCACTGATCGCGGCGAGCCCACCCGCGCAGCGGGTCGTCACGGTCGAGGAGACCTTCGAGCTCGCCGTTGATCTGCCCGATGTGGTCGCCCTGCAGGCCCGCCAGCCGAGCCTCGAAGGCGGAGGAGAGGTGACGCTGCGACGCCTCGTGAAGGAAGCCCTCCGCATGCGACCCGACCGCCTCGTCGTCGGCGAGGTGCGCGATGCCGAAGCTCTCGACTTGCTCCTCGCTCTCAACACCGGCGTCCCCGCCGCCGCGACCGTGCACGCGAACTCCGCCGCCGACGCGCTTCGGAAGCTCTCAGCGCTCCCGCTCCTGGCCGGACGGAACATCGACATCGAGTTCGTGCGCGACGCTCTCGCGGCATCCGTCGACCTCGTGGTGCACTGCGAGCTCCTGGCTTCGGGACGTCGACGCGTCGCCGAGATCGTGTCTCCCACCGGCGCCGTCATCGACGGGGTCGTCGCGACGCGGTCGATCTATCGGAGCCCGGCGTGA